A window from Dermacentor albipictus isolate Rhodes 1998 colony chromosome 10, USDA_Dalb.pri_finalv2, whole genome shotgun sequence encodes these proteins:
- the sotv gene encoding exostosin-2 gives MNKNASPPRKACTAASAACYVLTATALVGCALLLLAPFERRKRETEFIPRFLESSPRVVVPSSSPLAEPRIDSCSYYTCFDVYKCGHRHDRATVYVYPIFNFVDEHGKELTHHASREFMALLEAVQQSRFYTSDPSKACLFIPSLDLLNQDSLNLNAISQILNSLPHWDNGTNHLLFNMLPGMLPSYETSLEVNTAQAMVAGGGFDSWTFRRSHDISIPVFNPAMYHLDPSLARRSDRPWLLISAQPGIHFEFRSVTASLAKTHHDVLNLTSCGRASGGNSHSLRCHGNRHYKYPDILTEGKFCLVIRAARLGQMALSDSLSAGCIPVVVADEYVMPFSEVLDWKRAAVRIREDELEDVVGILKDFSEARISEMRSQVLLFWERYFSSMERIAMTTLEIINDRLFPHVAKGYEDWNDLPPGLVPPAPFAIPFVAPRSRGFTAVVLTYDRVNSLFKVVQQLTQVPSLVKVVVVWNNQRKSPPPASAWPKLSKPLKVIRTKANKLSNRFYPYKDIETEAVLAIDDDILMLTSDELEFGFEVWREFPDRIVGFPSRVHLWDNTTSLWKYESEWTNDISMVLTGAAFYHKHYSHEYFDRLPADIRRWVDDRMNCEDIAMNFLVANITGKAPIKVAPRKKFKCPECARLDNLSNDLQHMAARSECVNIFTKAFGGMPLKTVEFRADPVLFKDNFPEKLKRFSNLGSL, from the exons ATGAATAAAAACGCAAGCCCACCTCGGAAGGCCTGTACCGCGGCTTCAGCGGCCTGTTATGTCCTGACCGCCACTGCGCTCGTTGGGTGTGCCTTGCTGCTGCTCGCGCCTTTCGAGAGGCGGAAACGAGAGACCGAATTCATCCCGCGGTTTCTGGAATCGTCTCCTCGTGTCGTCGTACCATCGAGCAGCCCGTTGGCAGAGCCAAGAATTGACTCTTGCTCCTACTACACGTGCTTCGACGTTTACAAGTGTGGCCACAGGCACGATCGGGCCACGGTGTATGTCTACCCGATATTCAA CTTCGTCGATGAACACGGGAAGGAACTGACTCACCATGCTTCCAGAGAATTCATGGCACTCTTGGAAGCTGTCCAGCAGTCCAGATTCTACACCTCTGATCCTTCCAAGGCCTGCCTCTTCATTCCTTCGCTGGACCTACTGAATCAAGATAGCCTCAACCTGAATGCGATTTCACAGATATTGAACTCTCTGCCACA CTGGGACAATGGCACCAACCACCTGCTCTTCAACATGCTGCCCGGAATGTTGCCAAGCTacgagacgtcgctcgaagtcaacACTGCTCAAGCTATGGTGGCGGGCGGGGGCTTTGATTCGTGGACTTTCCGCAGGTCCCACGACATCAGCATTCCAGTCTTCAATCCAGCCATGTATCACCTCGACCCATCGCTTGCGAGAAG GTCAGACCGGCCATGGTTGCTGATATCGGCCCAGCCGGGCATTCACTTCGAATTCCGCTCTGTGACGGCGTCGTTGGCGAAGACGCACCACGATGTGTTGAATCTCACCAGCTGTGGCCGTGCCTCAGGCGGCAACAGCCACAGTTTGCGTTGTCACGGCAACAGACACTACAAATATCCAGACATCCTGACG GAGGGCAAATTCTGCCTGGTCATTCGAGCGGCCAGGCTCGGCCAGATGGCGCTCTCCGATTCGCTCTCTGCCGGCTGCATTCCCGTCGTGGTCGCGGATGAGTACGTGATGCCTTTCTCGGAGGTGCTCGACTGGAAAAG GGCTGCTGTACGAATTCGCGAAGATGAACTGGAAGATGTTGTTGGCATTCTGAAGGACTTCTCTGAGGCCAGGATTTCAGAGATGAGGTCCCAAGTTTTGCTGTTTTGGGAGCGCTACTTCAGCAGCATGGAACGGATCGCCATGACGACGCTGGAGATAATCAATGACCGCCTGTTCCCACATGTTGCCAAGGGTTACGAAGATTGGAATGACTTGCCACCTGGG CTTGTGCCGCCAGCCCCTTTCGCGATTCCGTTTGTGGCCCCACGGAGTCGTGGCTTCACTGCCGTGGTGCTCACCTACGACCGGGTCAACAGCCTCTTCAAGGTCGTCCAGCAGCTGACCCAAGTGCCCAGCCTGGTCAAGGTCGTCGTGGTCTGGAACAACCAACGGAAATCGCCACCGCCCG CGTCTGCCTGGCCAAAACTGAGCAAGCCACTGAAGGTGATAAGGACAAAGGCCAATAAGCTGAGCAACCGCTTCTACCCGTACAAGGACATTGAGACAGAAGCTGTGCTCGCCATCGATGACGACATCCTGATGCTCACCTCGGACGAACTGGAATTCGGATTTGAG GTCTGGAGAGAGTTCCCAGACCGAATAGTCGGTTTCCCGTCTCGTGTTCATCTGTGGGACAACACCACTTCCCTCTGGAAGTACGAGTCGGAGTGGACAAACGACATTTCCATGGTGCTTACTGGTGCAGCATTTTACCACAAG CACTACAGCCACGAATACTTCGACCGGCTTCCAGCCGACATCCGGCGCTGGGTCGACGACCGGATGAACTGCGAGGACATCGCCATGAACTTTCTCGTCGCCAACATCACGGGCAAGGCTCCGATCAAGGTCGCCCCCCGCAAGAAGTTCAAGTGCCCGGAGTGTGCCAGGCTCGACAACCTTTCTAACGACCTTCAGCACATGGCAGCCCGCTCGGAGTGCGTCAACATCTTCACGAAGGCCTTTGGTGGGATGCCGTTGAAGACTGTAGAGTTTAGGGCTGATCCCGTGCTCTTCAAGGACAACTTCCCCGAGAAGCTGAAAAGGTTCTCCAACTTGGGCAGCCTATAA